The following coding sequences lie in one Gorilla gorilla gorilla isolate KB3781 chromosome 5, NHGRI_mGorGor1-v2.1_pri, whole genome shotgun sequence genomic window:
- the PPP1R11 gene encoding E3 ubiquitin-protein ligase PPP1R11 isoform X2, whose translation MAEAGAGLSETVTETTVTVTTEPENRSLTIKLRKRKPEKKVEWTSDTVDNEHMGRRSSKCCCIYEKPRAFGESSTESDEEEEEGCGHTHCVRGHRKGRRRATLGPTPTTPPQPPDPSQPPPGPMQH comes from the exons ATGGCCGAGGCAGGGGCTGGGCTGAGCGAGACCGTCACTGAGACAACGGTTACCGTGACAACCGAGCCC GAGAACCGGAGCCTTACCATCAAACTTCGGAAACggaagccagagaaaaaggtaGAATGGACAAGTGACACTGTGGACAATGAACACATGGGCCGCCGCTCATCAAAAT GCTGCTGTATTTATGAGAAACCTCGGGCCTTTGGCGAGAGCTCCACGGAAAGtgatgaggaggaagaagagggctgTGGTCATACACACTGTGTACGTGGCCACCGCAAAGGACGGCGTCGTGCAACCCTAGGACCGACCCCCaccacccctccccagcctcctgaccCTTCCCAGCCCCCTCCAGGGCCAATGCAGCACTAA
- the PPP1R11 gene encoding E3 ubiquitin-protein ligase PPP1R11 isoform X1, producing the protein MAEAGAGLSETVTETTVTVTTEPENRSLTIKLRKRKPEKKVEWTSDTVDNEHMGRRSSKCCCIYEKPRAFGESSTESDEEEEEGCGHTHCREEEEEDEQRSWNSDLLLFQNPASWVSPVLIFPPNTHPSLSRDLGTLVPVSSFCSHCQTACPGI; encoded by the exons ATGGCCGAGGCAGGGGCTGGGCTGAGCGAGACCGTCACTGAGACAACGGTTACCGTGACAACCGAGCCC GAGAACCGGAGCCTTACCATCAAACTTCGGAAACggaagccagagaaaaaggtaGAATGGACAAGTGACACTGTGGACAATGAACACATGGGCCGCCGCTCATCAAAAT GCTGCTGTATTTATGAGAAACCTCGGGCCTTTGGCGAGAGCTCCACGGAAAGtgatgaggaggaagaagagggctgTGGTCATACACACTGT agggaagaggaagaggaggacgaACAGAGATCCTGGAATTCTGACTTGCTGCTATTCCAGAACCCAGCCTCCTGGGTTTCCCCAGTCCTCATTTTTCCTCCCAATACCCACCCTTCTCTCTCGAGGGATCTAGGCACCTTGGTCCCAGTGTCTTCCTTTTGTTCTCACTGCCAAACTGCCTGTCCTGGGATCTAG
- the PPP1R11 gene encoding E3 ubiquitin-protein ligase PPP1R11 isoform X3: MGRRSSKCCCIYEKPRAFGESSTESDEEEEEGCGHTHCREEEEEDEQRSWNSDLLLFQNPASWVSPVLIFPPNTHPSLSRDLGTLVPVSSFCSHCQTACPGI, encoded by the exons ATGGGCCGCCGCTCATCAAAAT GCTGCTGTATTTATGAGAAACCTCGGGCCTTTGGCGAGAGCTCCACGGAAAGtgatgaggaggaagaagagggctgTGGTCATACACACTGT agggaagaggaagaggaggacgaACAGAGATCCTGGAATTCTGACTTGCTGCTATTCCAGAACCCAGCCTCCTGGGTTTCCCCAGTCCTCATTTTTCCTCCCAATACCCACCCTTCTCTCTCGAGGGATCTAGGCACCTTGGTCCCAGTGTCTTCCTTTTGTTCTCACTGCCAAACTGCCTGTCCTGGGATCTAG
- the RNF39 gene encoding RING finger protein 39 — translation MWWRDLTRLRLWLKREAIPGEGRKAAKVNAAVGEKGIYTASSRGGPPSARSKALTVVAEGAASRSWLSMDAPKLGPGLVERLEQLATCPLCGGSFEDPVLLACEHSFCRACLARRWGTPPATGTEASPTACPCCGLPCPRRSLRSNVRLAVEVRISRELREKLAEPGAHAGRRRGGRIPTMGCLDLPGEDMRKTWRRFEVPTPKSSNSEDDLPEDYPVVKNMLHRVTADLTLDPGTAHRRLLISADRRSVQLAPPGTPAPPDGPKRFDQLPAVLGAQGFGAGRHCWEVETADAASCRDSSGEDEDDEESHYAVGAAGESVQRKGCVRLCPAGAVWAVEGRGGRLWALTAPKPTLLGGVEPLPRRIRVDLDWERGRVAFYDGRSLDLLYAFQAPGPLGERIFPLFCTCDPRAPLRIVPGES, via the exons ATGTGGTGGAGAGATTTGACGAGACTGAGACTCTGGTTGAAGAGAGAGGCAATCCCAGGAGAGGGGCGGAAAGCGGCAAAAGTTAATGCGGCAGTCGGAGAGAAGGGCATCTACACAGCAAGCAGCAGGGGCGGCCCGCCATCTGCGCGCTCGAAGGCGCTCACGGTGGTCGCGGAAGGGGCGGCGTCCAGATCCTGGCTTTCCATGGATGCGCCCAAGCTGGGCCCGGGGCTGGTGGAGCGTCTGGAGCAGCTGGCGACGTGTCCTCTGTGCGGGGGCTCCTTCGAGGACCCGGTGCTTCTGGCGTGCGAGCACAGCTTCTGCCGCGCGTGTCTGGCCCGCCGCTGGGGGACTCCGCCGGCGACCGGCACCGAGGCTTCCCCCACCGCCTGTCCCTGCTGCGGCCTGCCGTGTCCCCGCCGCAGCCTGAGGTCTAATGTGCGGCTGGCGGTGGAGGTGCGAATCAGCCGCGAGCTGCGAGAGAAgctggctgagcctggggcccATGCCGGGAGACGCCGAGGGGGGCGCATCCCCACCATGGGCTGCCTGGACCTGCCCGGAGAG GACATGAGGAAGACATGGAGACG ATTTGAAGTCCCAACACCCAAGTCATCTAATTCAGAGGATGATCTCCCTGAAGATTATCCAGTGGTCAAAAACATGCTTCATAGAGTGACAG CCgacctgaccctggaccctgggacCGCACACCGCCGCCTGCTCATCTCCGCCGACCGCCGCAGCGTACAACTGGCCCCACCAGGGACGCCCGCGCCCCCTGACGGCCCCAAGCGCTTCGATCAGCTCCCAGCTGTGCTGGGTGCGCAGGGCTTCGGGGCCGGCCGCCActgctgggaggtggagactgcggACGCCGCCTCCTGCAGAGACTCTTCTGGGGAGGATGAGGACGACGAGGAGAGCCACTATGCAGTGGGCGCGGCCGGGGAATCAGTGCAACGCAAGGGCTGCGTAAGGCTGTGCCCTGCGGGGGCCGTGTGGGCCGTGGAGGGCCGCGGCGGCCGCCTGTGGGCCCTCACGGCACCCAAGCCCACCCTGCTGGGCGGTGTTGAGCCCCTGCCGCGGCGCATTCGCGTGGACCTGGACTGGGAGCGGGGCCGTGTGGCCTTCTACGACGGCCGCTCACTCGACCTGCTTTACGCCTTCCAGGCGCCTGGCCCCCTGGGGGAGCGCATCTTCCCGCTGTTCTGCACCTGCGACCCTCGTGCTCCGCTCCGCATTGTACCAGGGGAAAGCTGA